The following proteins come from a genomic window of Archocentrus centrarchus isolate MPI-CPG fArcCen1 chromosome 3, fArcCen1, whole genome shotgun sequence:
- the styx gene encoding serine/threonine/tyrosine-interacting protein → MDSRMDEENKLQFPSLPATKEDLLDWAYPMRREMQEILPGLFLGPYSAAMKSKLPILEGHGITHIVCVRQDIEANFIKPNFPHMFRYLVLDLADNPVENIIRFFPMTKEFIDGCLATEGKVLVHGNAGISRSAALVLHILYGNVWP, encoded by the exons ATGGACAGCAGGATGGACGAGGAGAATAAACTTCAGTTTCCGTCTCTGCCTGCGACCAAGGAGGACCTTCTG gacTGGGCGTATCCGATGAGACGAGAAATGCAG GAGATTTTACCAGGACTGTTTTTAGGTCCCTACTCTGCTGCAATGAAAAGCAAG cTGCCAATTCTTGAAGGACACGGCATAACGCATATCGTGTGCGTCCGCCAAGACATTGAAGCCAATTTTATCAAACCTAATTTTCCTCACATGTTTAG gtatCTTGTGTTAGATCTTGCTGACAATCCAGTGGAAAATATAATCCGCTTTTTTCCTATG ACTAAAGAATTCATTGATGGCTGCTTAGCGACAGAAG GAAAGGTACTGGTGCATGGTAACGCAGGGATATCAAGAAG tGCTGCCTTAGTATTGCATATCCTTTATGGAAACGTTTGGCCATGA
- the LOC115800471 gene encoding serine/threonine/tyrosine-interacting protein B-like, with protein sequence MFRRGGFASTPNVGFVHQLQEYEAIYLAKLTIKMMSPVQLGRPFSLQAGMPGSRKRSLEEDEDFGGMQVTAAQNG encoded by the exons ATGTTCAGGAGAGGAGGTTTTGCATCAACCCCCAACGTGGGTTTTGTTCATCAGCTACAG GAATATGAAGCAATCTATCTAGCCAAGCTGaccattaaaatgatgtcaCCGGTGCAGTTGGGCAGGCCGTTCTCCCTACAAGCTGGGATGCCAG GGAGCCGCAAACGCAGCCTGGAGGAAGATGAAGATTTTGGAGGAATGCAGGTCACAGCAGCGCAGAATGGATAA
- the gnpnat1 gene encoding glucosamine 6-phosphate N-acetyltransferase, translating into MLLDETPLFEPCLLQELDWSGNTASFSPPISPSSPGEGLVLRPLQMADFNRGFFKVLSQLTKTGDVTPEQFAKNFEHMKKTGDYYVIVVEDTNLNQIVATATLITEHKFIHACAKRGRVEEVVVSDVCRGKQLGKLLVSTLTLLSKKLNCYKITLECAPKNVAFYQKFGYSASDETYMQCRFFD; encoded by the exons ATGCTGCTGGATGAGACTCCACTTTTTGAGCCCTGTCTGCTTCAGGAGCTAGACTGGAGCGGCAACACTGCCTCATTCTCTCCACCGATCTCACCATCCAGTCCAGGGGAAGGCTTGGTGCTGAGGCCGCTCCAAATGGCAGATTTCAACAGAG gaTTTTTCAAGGTTTTATCTCAGCTCACCAAGACAGGAGATGTCACACCAGAGCAGTTTGCCA AGAATTTTGAGCACATGAAGAAGACTGGGGATTACTATGTCATCGTGGTGGAGGACACAAATCTGAATCAGATCGTTGCCACGGCAACACTGATTACTGAACACAAATTCATCCACGCCTGTGCTAAA agagGCCGGGTGGAGGAGGTGGTCGTCAGCGATGTGTGCCGAGGGAAGCAGCTAGGCAAACT GTTAGTCTCAACTCTCACTCTTCTGAGCAAAAAACTGAATTGCTATAAAATCACTCTTGAATGTGCACCCAAGAATGTGGCCTTTTACCAAAAATTTGGCTACTCTGCTTCAGACGAGACCTACATGCAGTGTCGATTCTTTGACTGA